From the Glycine max cultivar Williams 82 chromosome 11, Glycine_max_v4.0, whole genome shotgun sequence genome, the window taataattatttactaaaaaaaagaattaggaaagaaaaattataaatttttacataatttaatcccaaaatatactcataattagccattatcaataattatcatttattttgaaaatttgcaTTCAACTTATTTAgagtttttgttattatattacaaGCTAAACAATTTtagttaattcttaatttaactataataattataataatgagCTTTTGGATCAATTATCTACCgattaagcaaaaaaaatgattatggaAGGGGTTATCAGTTTAACGTTTACAATACATGTTTTATAATCCGGGATAGATTTTCTCTATACATTTacaattacaattaattatcACTTATCATTCTTACGGAACTaaataatgaagaaaagaaCCTTGGTAGGCAGTATTATAAacgtaattataaaaaatgactgCAACaatcttaataatttataaacagtttttatgttaaaaaataataaatgataaaaaaaatgagagatgaTCACCTGTTAACTTAATCATTCCATGCATGCGGAGTAAGTAGTAACCATCGAGATTTTCAGCCCCTTCTTGACCTTACGCTGAGATCATGAGATCatgcatttatttttctctctcgaATCTTTAATGAATCAATGGGATGAGGTGATGTAAGGAGCAACTCAGATGTTATCCACTCCActgcattgcattgcattgcttTTCCACGATTTGGTACCGTACCATCAAACACTGACACTCTGACACGGCACTTCAGTTACCTCTAGAATTGGTTTAATGAATGAATGAACGGTGAAGGTTTTCTAGGAGGAGACAGAGAGATTTAATTTGAACATTTTCCCTAAAAATAAGACTGAAGGAGATAGAAAAAGAATTAGATAACAATCACAGATAAATGGTTATAACCTAGGTATCCTTTGGTTAATGACTTGACGGAAAATAAACGATTATTCATTATTAATGGATAAAAGTTGAGAGGaatgaatataattttctttttttccagaGTAAAGaaacatttgtttttataatctATGTTCAGATCGAACCGAGCCGAACCCATCTAGTGTCCCAGTAACCCACCACTTTCTTACCTCTTTATCTCCCCACAACATCAATAAAACTAATGTTTAAATTATTCTGTaagtatttttatgttttaaaaatttaataacagttttattttttatttatttatttggatcCTTATACTTAGTTTGCCACTGGAGCATGATTGTTATAGTAATAAAGTTGCATTAAGGCATCTAagtaaaagcttttgaaatcataGGCTGTTAatcaaaagttttaaaatatattaatttatttggcTGTATTGTTGACTTACGTTTTCATGCAATAGGTTAAGGTCCTTGTGATAACTGAGAAGATTAtcacaattaaattatttattctttaaaaaaatattgtaaaattaatttaaggacTGCATGTCGTGGAGTTGCAAAATTAACTGCAGACAATTCATTGCACCCTAACCTAACACGATAGTACATgaggaaaatgaatttttataattttcattttcaaaacaaGAAGTATTTGTAAATTGTcatgtttcaaaataatttggaAGATCATCATCTCAAAGTTTATTACCGCTGGCATAATTAAATTGGGCAATAGgcattaaacatggaagcaaaTTATGACGTAATTTTTCGATAAAAAATGACGCAATTTCTTTTCCCGCCGAGTGACATTTCTAATGCTATTCAATtggaagtgtttttttttttacaccaaTTCATTTGGAAGTGTTGGAGCTTCTTACAGGGCATATCTTATTGGCTcattcatttgaaaacatttttatttggttttagcTTTTAATTTCTTGTTCGTTTGCATGTCATTCCAACAGAAactctagttttttttgtttttgtttttgtttcttacttCACAAGGTTTCCAACCCAATCCTAATAATTGTTAACCTAGCTATTTGATTACCAAGATAAACACGATCTTGTCATTAATAAACTCAATAGTTAACAATAAAGACAAAACAGAgggttaattaaataaattattttagttaaaactaaagtttaattttagtaACTCATTTGATAAAAGTCTCCCTTatcaaaaaagtaaaattttaattaaagaaacaaaattattttagttaattactatgaaaaatttctataggtttttttttatattatttcctGGTAAACATTACATGTATTCTTTATTAGAATAATTTTGTTCGATCTGATGAATTAAACTTTGAGATTAATAAGTTAGAACAATATCCACTATTACAATGTTACCTGTTCaactaaatgtttttttattaattagaaaaataattgcgAATAACTTTCattgatatataatataaaaacgaTAACTCACAGTATTCTTCCTTGGCACGTAAGGCAATGGAGATATATAGCTCTACGCACATTTCCTTATTTAATTGGTTAtctttaaaatgaatatatgtACACCTTGACAATGACATGATCATAATTTATGCAACAGATAGTGAATTGAACTTTTACTTTCGTACAATTTAAGCCACTCCTTATAGTATATTCTaagattaaataaatgaaaaaagaaactaCTAATGTTGGCTAGCTCATAAAGGAAACCTATTCAAAGGTTCCAAAGTTCATTGAAAAATTTCATACCAAAAGACAATTGTCTTGTCATCATTATAATACATatgtaacaataaaaattaaaaagctaGATTGAAGCTTcattaaaaaatcacaaatttactgttctattttaaaaactgcTATCACTACCCTTCTGTGAAATCAAACtatttaagtgtttattttctGTGAAATATAACTTCAACCTTAAATTATATGTCTTACCCAAGTTTACTAGCAAAAAGCAAATTCCTTATTAGCAGTGccagtaaaaaaaattccaatatatctatatatatgaacTAAAATTGGTTGATGTTTATGACTAATATGATTGTATATCCtccaaattaaagaaaaaaaatagagagaaaaaagtaGAAGTTGGAGCGTGATATAAAGAAAAGCACAGTCACCTATTACATTGAGACGAATTATAAGCAGTTCCATTTTAGCACACTCCTTTCCATTTGGTTGGATCAGGCTCCATCCCTTCATCACTGAAGCCCTTTGAGTCTGGCCACACACCTGCAATTACAATTAAAAGCACAGTTGTCACATACCATCATGCAGACACGCACATAGTACTGACACACACGCGTTGCTCTCTTGTGTGAGGCTACTGAATTAGAGTAATGCGCGCTATATAcagaaaagaaatgaaagaaaaatgtgaaataaGATATATTGGTAATATGATGGTTGGAGATCgatacaaagaaaataaatactgTGTAATATGCTGGATAAAACCATAGACATAGTAATGGAGCACTTCCTCTACCAAAAAGGTTACCTTTCATGAGTCATGACTCATGACATGACAGTTAGTAATGTGAATGGttcaaaaaatagtaataacgCTACATTGCAACATGCTTTTATTTGGCACGTGACACCGTTGCTGTTAATAATCTGATAATCATTCAGCAAGAAGATGAAGTTGCGGAAAATCAAGAAACTGTTATGTTGCGGCAGCAATTGTGGTCGTGGACAGCAATTTAAAATCATGTATGCCTTAATTCTTGGGTTATTTTTACTAGCCAATCTATATGGTTAGTTTAAAAAAGATTAGAAGTGTTATGCCTTACCTTTTAACTTTAGTAAACCAGTTATTCCTTTTGGGAGTCTTCTGTCCTGTTCATTATAGACTTTGGTTACTAATTTACCACAAGAAACACACATAAACTATGGGGGGGAGGGGTTGCCTAGAATTTTAGGGAAAATGGGAAGGAGCACAGAACTATTATAATTGTTGAAATGCGCCAAgttctattttataatatacCATCACCTTAAGACAAATTATGGAGGGAGAAACTCACATAATAAGCATGCCAGTAGTAAAGCTCCCTTCTTAAGCTGGCCTCAATTCTTTTTAGGAGATGTTCCACGAGTTTCTGCATGTTTGAACAGAATGTACTTTATGCACTATTTTGATGAGTTGAAGAAATTGTTTATGGACtcttattattagtttattaccTGGAGAATCAATTTCGGGTGGACAAAAATCCAAGAGAAGCATTTGAAATTTTCCTTGTATTGAGAGTAAGCTGATAAAACCATAATCTGCAAAGCCCTACGTACAGAGGCCTCAAGCAAGAAGAGAAGACCCCATGTATTATTGTTGCCTCAAATACCTAAGGGTAGAAAGAGGATTGCACTAGAAGACTTGGCAAATATTACCCTTTAGTAACACTACTCATCTAGAAAGTAGAATTGGCGGGCTAATAGAGACCCAAATtcgttatttttgtttcatgggTTTGACAGAGTATTCTTTAAGGCAAAGAGTTTGTTAACTAGGGTCCTTGGACCATAATAAACGAGAATAAggtaaatattaaatgatagtAGATGAATAACAGCCATTCGATCCCATTCTAAGTTTGGATTATTTAGTGAAGAGAAGCTATCATGTTGCTAAACAAATATCATGCGAAGTGAGAAGATCAATCAGCTCCTCTTCATAATTAAGGTACCCCATATAAGATTAGACATTTCCTAGGAAATGTCTTCCATAATGTTTTTTCTGTCATAACAAACATTTTCGCTATGAAGCATGGTTGCCAATGTACTATGTATGTTGTCCCATTTGGTGCAAGAGATAGATTAACATACTCTATTACTCTGCCCCTAAACCTAATTACTTTGATCTGAGACCCAAATACaatgctatttttattttacgtgGCAAAGATTAACGAAGTACATTCTATAATGTCCCATATGTTGTGGTATTGGTATATTTGGAAAGCAAGAAACAAATTCATCAATCAAAACAATACTCCTCCTAATCCTACCATTTACTTTACATGTAATCATTGCaatcattaaaatgatataGTCTATGAAAACTTTTGTTATTATTGAAAAACCAATATAATGTTTATGATaaacaaaacaattatcaaagcTTGAGTTATATGTCAGGACACAGTTTGaagttttttcccctttttcttcAATAATGTGCCACTCGATACCACTCGTACAAGGCATGCCAACAAAGCAACACCAAGCTACAACAGCTAATAATAAGTCTTAAGGGCtcaaacaaaagtcaaaaccaaAAGCGGAAACTGAGGCCACCATGGAAATGTTAGGAAGAAAAAAGGCATTCAAAATGGATATTGTAAGATATTGTATCTCATTTTCAATCTTCATCTAGTCGTATATATCAGCTTGCACGAATTATAGGacaataaaaagtgaaaaacgAATTAAATGCAACGAGACGCGTGATAACCgttaattatgagtatattttttgagttaaattatatagaaatttataatttttttctcttaatttttcctttttgagtaaataattgttaaattaacattatttaatttttgtgcaaagaatattaaaagtgatgaatttgTGATGTTTAGTGGGTAAGATAAAGCCAAAAAAACAAGACAATTAGGAAagacataaataattaagaaaaatatgtctaattaaggaaaacaaactaatgaagaaaaacaaaataattaaagaaagcaaaataattaaggaaagaaagattaattaaggaaaatagacttattaaaaaaatgaggactaattaagaaaaacaaactaATTCCAAAGCTTACTAATCtacacctataaaagaagaagaaagaaaaaaaaatacataaaaatttcaaagagaaTACAATTCTTTATAATACTTTCAATTTTCTCTTATATTCGGGTCTCTCTTCTCTATCCATTCCATTCTACCTAATTTTATAGTGGATGTGTATTAGGAACATTGACATATGAAATGTAATATTCAAAACACTTATTTGACACTTCTCTATATCTAAATCTTCTTGTTATATCATatgatcattattttttatcacttctttctcttctatttttgtctttCTCTAAGTGTTGATGAGATTTGAGGTGTACTGTGTACGCAAACATTCTCTGTTTATTAGTGCGATTATGTAAAATCACTAATGACTATTGGCTCACATTTCTTAACTTTAGTTTGACGTAGCAGTATCTTAAAACTTCTGCTATTAATTTGCAACGGCAATCTAGTCTGGTCCCAAGCAATAGAAAGTCCACAAACAAAGGATTCAAATAATGGATACAAGCCCTGAAGCAAGCAAATATTTTTGTTAGGTGAATATCCTAATAGCTAAGTGAATCATTATTAACTAAAACCTGGAATGAGTTAGATCGTACGCTTACTCTCTCGATCACATGCTAAATAGTAATCATCGATTAAGAGATAGCATATGATAATTTTTCCAATACAAAAGGGTTGGGTTGGCAGCACACTGAGTATCTCTGCTCAATCTCTCCCTACAGTAAACATTTTACCATTTAACACATTACTTCCCTTTAACGAAAAAGATTAGTTCAATCAATGTGTAATATAAGGTTTGTTCGGTCCCCCGTGATCCCTCACTTTCAGTCcacattaaaaactaaaaaatgaatCGTGCGTGTGAATATTTTCAATTGGCCTAGGAATCTTAGCCTCTAAGGCATTCCAAAGACCTTGAAGTCCTTGTCGACATATCGCTTGCAAGCCTTGATGTAAAACAAGTTCGTTAACTAATCAAGTTTCCTATCCTCACTTTAATAAACTGCTTAGTCCAACCTACCTTTGAAGCAATTTGTATAAATACTATCTCATCACCTTTTTTGCCATCACTACCTCATCAACATAgaatcatatacacatatattaaACTGAACGAAGTTGTCCTAGAAGAGAAGAACCAATGGCTGCTGGCGTGGGTTTCCGCAGTCACAAATCTTTGTTAATAATTCTTTTGGGTTTTCTTGGCTTGTTCTCCTTTACAGTTGAAGCAGACACAAAGAAATACCAATTTGATGTGAGTTATATATTATATGCATTTACGGTCAAAATCAGCATTCTTAAGTCTTAACTAtccatttgaattaatttttgaattttgatgacATTCATTATATTGTACCTacagattcaagtaaagaatgtGAGTAGACTATGTCATGCAAAACCCATTGTAACAGTAAATGGGAGGTTCCCAGGGCCAACGATTTATGTGAGAGAAGGAGACAGAGTACTAGTCAACGTAACCAACCATGCAAAATATAACATGTCAATTCACTGGTACGCCAATTTGTATTTAACGTGACATTAGTATATATGTTAATACATGCAAATTAAATGGGATTCTTACAAGCATATGGATTATGTATTTTGGATATATTATAGGCATGGAATTAAACAATATCGCAATGGTTGGGCTGATGGACCAGCTTACATCACACAATGTCCAATCCAGACTGGTAATAGCTACACTTATGACTTCAACGTCACAGGGCAACGAGGAACATTGTGGTGGCATGCTCATATTTTTTGGTTGAGGGCAACTGTGTATGGTGCAATTGTTATCATGCCTAAACCTGGGACCCCATTTCCTTTCCCACAGCCAGCCAGAGAATTGGAAATTCTTCTAGGTTAGTTCAGTTTCTGAAATAcataattcattatataatgTGCAAAGGCCTAGACGGAGAGAAATTATTATAGTTCagtgttattaatttttctcataaaaacTTGACTGTGTATTATATAAAGATTGATCAGAACTATGAACTACAAACATGTGATAGTACAAGACTATAATAATTTCTCGCTCAGGAGTCACCTTCATGTTTACTTGtgataaattaatacaaaaattaaattttttataacaggAGAATGGTGGCACAAAGACGTGGAAGAGATTGAAACGCAAGGAAATCAAATGGGGTTGCCACCAAATATGTCAGATGCACATACAATCAATGGGAAGCCAGGACCGCTATTTCCTTGCTCAGAGAAACGTAAGCAAAATTTAGCCAACTTAGTGATTATGTAAAGTAAAAGTCTATGGTTTGGCTAAATAAGGCTAGAAAGTATATCTTTGCTCCAAAGAGAACTAAGCTTAAAAAACATTTCATTCCCAATCTCttaatacaaaattttcatCTGTCTTCCAGATACCTTTGCAATGGAGGTTGAACAAGGGAAGACTTACCTACTTAGAATCATCAACGCTGCCCTCGATGACGAGCTTTTCTTCGCCATTGCCGGTCACAACTTGACAGTGGTGGAGGTTGATGCAGTTTACACAAAACCATTCACCACTCAAGCCATTCTAATCGCACCTGGTCAAACCACAAATGTTCTTGTCAAGGCCAACCAAGTAGCAGGAAGATACTTCATGGCTACAAGGACCTTTATGGATGCACCAATACCAGTTGATAGCAACGCCGCAACAGCTATATTCCAATACAAAGGCATTCCAAACACTGTCCttccttctcttccttctcttccTGCTGCCAATGACACACGCTTTGCTTTGAGTTACAACAAGAAATTAAGAAGCCTAAACACTCCTCGGTACCCTGCTAATGTTCCACTAAAAGTTGATCGAAACCTCTTTTACACCAtcggtttggccaagaattctTGCCCCACGTGCGTCAATGGAAGCCGGCTACTTGCTTCCTTAAACAATGTCTCCTTTGTGATGCCTCAAACCGCGCTTCTCCAAGCTCACTACTTCAATATCAAGGGGGTTTACAGAACTGATTTTCCTGATAAGCCTTCAACTGCTTTTAACTATACAGGTGCACCATTAACTGCTAATCTTGGTACTTCAATTGGCACAAGAATTAGCAAGGTTCCCTTTAATTCTACAGTGGAGCTAGTTTTGCAAGACACCAACCTCCTCACTGTTGAGTCCCACCCTTTCCATCTTCATGGCTATAACTTCTTTGTTGTTGGAACTGGGATTGGCAATTTTGATCCTGCTAAAGACCCTGCTAAGTACAACTTGGTTGATCCTATTGAGAGGAACACTGTTGGGGTTCCCACCGGTGGTTGGACCGCAATTCGTTTCAGGGCTGATAACCCAGGTATGTATATGATTCTTCAGggagaaattattacatgttACAAGATCATTATGATCCCAACTAATCTTCATATGACATGTAGTGTATTCTTttggataaattaaaaaacttgattatgtgtCCGTGTCACATAGCGATTAGTCAGGACCATAGAAGTGATAATATGAGACTATCTAtgataatttcttttcattaagtACACGAGCTAccttaaaaactgaaaaaataatcttaaacatGAAGGAAACTTAATTAAGGACTAATTGTGTTAGTTTCAAATGAGATATTATTAAGCATGTTAATGTTATGATATAATGTGATGACATATGTTGTTTTTGTACCTATGGTTGGGTAGGTGTTTGGTTCATGCATTGCCATTTGGAGCTGCACACAGGTTGGGGATTGAAAACGGCTTTTCTTGTGGAAGATGGACCAGGACAAGATCAATCTGTTGTGCCTCCACCGAAGGACCTTCCAGCATGCTAGACATGAATGAATTTGTTAACAACCTTGGATTGTGTTGTATGGAATCAACGGTGTTTTATTCAACATTTATTATCTGTTAATACTTCCTGCTAAAGATGCAGAGAGTTTCAATTAAGAGTTAACAAATGGAAGCAAAGTTTGGAGCATGTACAAAATTTATTGACctgatttacataaaacttGCATTGATCATAAAGTATATCCTATACCAGTATTCTCTTTTACCACGAATTTGTTAAAGTTGGTGCAGCTTATATTATTGTCATTTCTTTCACCAAAAGACGAAACTGATACCTTCAATAAGTAGAACTTCGAAAGCAAGATAAAATATTGGGTTGCTAGCTAGTTTCTTTGAAACTCAACTATCTATGTTCATGAAGTTTAATTGAAGCTTCagactttaaaattaaaatctttaataCAGATATAATGCTCTAGATCGAAAATGAAGATAGTAAAATGCTAGCTGGACATTTACAGTTCAAAGTTTAAACACTTCCATAATTCTATAGGTAAATTATATTCGTACATGCATACGTCAAATATGTTCAGGTTGTTCACAAATATTTGAGACGAGACTTCGCAGCTGCCACATGCACCAAGTAAAGTTTAGTCATATCATGGCTGATGTGATTCTCTTCCTATTATACTTCTAAGAGGATGACCATCTTCACCAAAATAGTTATTCGATTCCTATAAACTTTTACGTCATCTTTTTTTGGTTGTCATTTTTCGTATTTTTCGTTTCTTAGCAAAGGCTTCCTGTCATATTCCCGATCTCGTCGATGTTTGGACTATTGTATTTGTATTTGTAATAGCCAACAAGAGAAAATCAGGCCATAGTTTTTGGATGctcttataacatttttttttttacattacccCTAATTTACTTAATAGTAAAAAGTCTAGAGATATTTTTACTAGTCATATTAATATAGTATaggaaaaatataattgaatttactttacctttattttaaaataaaatacttataacattcAGTAAAACGTGAAAGTACTAGCATATATAgttctttccttttgttttttattttagttaatgCAAACGTTATTTTTTTAACGGTTCCTAGGACCCTTGTAACAAGGAAATTAATCAACTTTTTCTTTGACTCAATGAATTCGGTGAGAAAACAAAGGGATGTGCTAGGGAAAGCTTTAGTGCATAAAACGCTTGAACTCCATGCCCACTTGTTAACTAAAACTTAtacaagatttttttaagagttaTCAATCAAAAGAATAAGTTGGTGGAAAACATAAACAGCTAGCAAATGAACTAAGTTGGTGGAAAACGCTCGACCGTTCAACAGCATTTTCCaaacattaacaaaaacaaatcaaCACGCTGTAGGTTGATAGCCTCTTATTTAAACCATATATGATCacctttcataaaaaaaaaaaaaaccatatataCTAGCTTAAGAAGTTTAATAGTACAGGTTAATTATATAACATTAAACAAAACTATGCAAAATTTAATTCACTTTAATGTTGTAAGCAGTCGTTCACCACTCAGTCTTGAACCACATAAATTCGTGATATATATTAAATGCACTATCTACGTATGCATTAAACTATCTACGTATGTACAATGCATTTTGCTGAtttgctttttttcttcttttattttctctctccttctccATCATAAGAGAAATCATTATATGGTCTAGATTGTCATAATCTTGAATCAATGTAATAATTTCTCCCCTTTTAAGCCTACTATATGAAGTTTCGTTTAAAACCAATATATTGTTTTGAGCTTTGGTAGCTGAAGCATAAAGCCACATATCACTTGCctccaaaaacatttttttcccaTACCTCCTGAgatgtataaatatttatacttcagaaagaaagagataagacgagaaaaaagaagaaaaaaaagtgacgAATAAAACGGATGATTaatggaaaagagaaagaaatataaagatataattaaataaaggtCTAAGAGATTgatgtaatataaaaattctGGGTTGCTACTCACATGGTCAAAATCTTGATTTGGTATAGCCCCAGcccgtattttttttattcatgggaaaaacaaacaacaaaatatgcCTACTTTCCTGTACAGTATTTAGTTGGAAATTTCATAAgcagtttaaattttttgagaagttcatattatttcatttctaaattagttcaaatcaaataaactatatttaattattcaaaacaTAGTGGTAGTACCGTGACCTTCAAAACTCATCCACTGC encodes:
- the LOC100792148 gene encoding laccase-11 produces the protein MAAGVGFRSHKSLLIILLGFLGLFSFTVEADTKKYQFDIQVKNVSRLCHAKPIVTVNGRFPGPTIYVREGDRVLVNVTNHAKYNMSIHWHGIKQYRNGWADGPAYITQCPIQTGNSYTYDFNVTGQRGTLWWHAHIFWLRATVYGAIVIMPKPGTPFPFPQPARELEILLGEWWHKDVEEIETQGNQMGLPPNMSDAHTINGKPGPLFPCSEKHTFAMEVEQGKTYLLRIINAALDDELFFAIAGHNLTVVEVDAVYTKPFTTQAILIAPGQTTNVLVKANQVAGRYFMATRTFMDAPIPVDSNAATAIFQYKGIPNTVLPSLPSLPAANDTRFALSYNKKLRSLNTPRYPANVPLKVDRNLFYTIGLAKNSCPTCVNGSRLLASLNNVSFVMPQTALLQAHYFNIKGVYRTDFPDKPSTAFNYTGAPLTANLGTSIGTRISKVPFNSTVELVLQDTNLLTVESHPFHLHGYNFFVVGTGIGNFDPAKDPAKYNLVDPIERNTVGVPTGGWTAIRFRADNPGVWFMHCHLELHTGWGLKTAFLVEDGPGQDQSVVPPPKDLPAC